A genomic window from Chrysoperla carnea chromosome 3, inChrCarn1.1, whole genome shotgun sequence includes:
- the LOC123294845 gene encoding methyl farnesoate epoxidase-like — MAVLFLILLSVSVILLIIRSIKKPYNYPPGPSWLPIVGCQPIFKKRLMKHAGAMYLGLQELADEYNTDILGLKLGKDQIICVFGYERVKEVLTNDDFAGRPDGFFLRLRTFGMRKGITFTDGPVWHEQRSFVMRHLRDVGFGKKSMELKIINECQDLIQFINENGPDINMEEFFAPSVLSVLWDLTAGRSLDRNDDKLKELLVLLKRRLRAFDLSGGLLGQMPWLRFIIPEKSGFNLVTKLNEQMRNFFMEAILEHHATFTGDDSDLIYAFIQEMKIQQKEEKKDSTFTNDQLLAVCLDLFIAGSQTTNSMSGFLFYNLLCYPDIKVKILKEIDANIPKSRMPELADRVKLPYLEAFIMETRRMQPVAGVAGPRRVLHNYQMDKYLLAKDVTVLVSIWSVHMDKEYWKDPEVFRPERFIGKDGLFYPNERILNFGLGKRRCPGEALAKDCIFLFFAGILQKFDVLPVSNIPLPLKRAYAGITMTPDPFSIRFVNR, encoded by the exons ATGGCCGTTCtatttttgatattgttaaGTGTGtctgttattttgttaattattcgTTCAATTAAGAAACCATATAATTATCCTCCAG gaCCATCATGGTTACCAATTGTGGGATGTCAGCCTATATTCAAGAAAAGACTAATGAAACATGCAGGGGCAATGTATTTGGGTTTACAAGAATTGGCCGATGAATACAATACAGACATTCTAGGCTTAAAATTAGGCAAAGATCAAATAATCTGTGTTTTTGGATACGAGCGCGTCAAAGAAGTATTAACGAACGATGATTTTGCTGGTCGACCAGATGGCTTTTTTCTTCGTCTTAGAACGTTTGGAATGCGcaaaggaataacttttactgACGGGCCAGTATGGCACGAACAACGAAGTTTTGTTATGCGGCATTTACGTGACGTCggatttggaaaaaaatcaatggaattaaaaataattaacgaatGTCAAGATTTAATTcagtttataaatgaaaatggaCCGGATATTAATATGGAGGAATTTTTTGCTCCAAGTGTACTAAGTGTATTGTGGGATTTAACGGCAGGCAGAAGTTTAGATCGAAACgatgataaattaaaagaattgttAGTTTTACTTAAACGAAGGTTACGGGCATTTGATTTGAGTGGTGGTTTATTGGGTCAAATGCCTTGGTTACGATTTATTATACCAGAAAAAAGTGGATTTAATCTCGTTACGAAATTGAACGAACAAAtgcgaaatttttttatg GAAGCAATTTTGGAACATCATGCAACATTTACAGGTGACGATAGTGATTTAATTTACGCGTTTATACAAGAAATGAAAATCcaacaaaaagaagaaaaaaaagattctaCGTTTACAA aTGACCAATTATTAGCAGTATGTTTGGATTTATTTATTGCTGGTTCGCAAACAACAAATTCTATGAGtggctttttattttataatttattgtgctACCCtgatataaaagttaaaatattaaaggaaATTGATGCTAATATTCCAAAATCTAGAATGCCAGAACTAGCAGATCGTGTAAA ACTTCCATATCTTGAAGCATTCATAATGGAAACGAGAAGAATGCAGCCAGTTGCTGGTGTAGCTGGTCCGAGAAGAGTATTACACAATTACCAAATGGATAAATACCTTTTGGCAAAA GATGTTACAGTATTAGTAAGTATTTGGTCCGTACATATGGATAAAGAATATTGGAAAGATCCGGAAGTATTTCGCCCAGAACGTTTTATTGGAAAAGATGGATTGTTTTATCCAAATGaacgtatattaaattttggtttag gaaaaaGACGTTGTCCTGGAGAAGCGCTTGCAAaagattgtatatttttatttttcgctgGTATTTTACAAAAGTTTGATGTTTTAccagtttcaaacattccattGCCATTAAAGAGGGCATACGCTGGTATAACAATGACTCCAGACCCATTTAGTATTCGTTTTGTTaacagataa